One region of Desulfovibrio intestinalis genomic DNA includes:
- a CDS encoding isochorismatase family protein, which yields MKKALVIIDVQNDYFPGGKMELEGSDKAGAKAGLLLETFRKLQLPVIHVQHVALQPGATFFLPDTEGVKIHSSVQPKSGEAVVIKHFPNSFRETTLKKHLDDNGITQLVLAGMMSHMCVDTTIRAAFDLGYTCTLAHDACATRTLAFADKSVAAEQVHLSFMAALNGVFAAVRSTEDIRKELLA from the coding sequence GTGAAGAAAGCTCTTGTCATAATCGACGTGCAGAACGATTACTTCCCCGGCGGAAAGATGGAACTGGAAGGAAGCGACAAGGCCGGAGCCAAGGCGGGCCTGTTGCTTGAAACGTTCAGGAAATTGCAGCTGCCAGTCATACATGTGCAGCATGTGGCCCTGCAGCCTGGTGCCACGTTTTTTCTGCCGGACACTGAAGGGGTTAAAATCCACAGCAGTGTGCAGCCGAAAAGCGGCGAAGCTGTGGTCATCAAGCATTTTCCCAATTCGTTTCGTGAAACGACGCTGAAAAAACATCTGGATGACAACGGCATCACGCAGCTGGTTCTGGCCGGAATGATGTCGCACATGTGCGTGGATACCACGATTCGTGCGGCTTTTGACCTCGGCTATACCTGCACTCTCGCACACGATGCCTGCGCCACAAGAACACTGGCCTTTGCTGACAAAAGCGTGGCGGCGGAACAGGTGCATCTGTCTTTCATGGCCGCCTTGAACGGCGTGTTTGCAGCCGTGCGCTCCACAGAAGATATACGCAAAGAGTTATTGGCATAA
- a CDS encoding DMT family transporter, giving the protein MAWIFLFVAGLLEVAWAYTMKLSLGFTKPVPSILTIVAMIASFTLLSIAMKSLPLGTAYTIWTGIGAVGAFLLGILVLGEPANAMRIGAAALIVTGLVMMKFSS; this is encoded by the coding sequence ATGGCCTGGATTTTTCTTTTTGTAGCTGGCCTGCTTGAGGTCGCCTGGGCGTATACAATGAAACTGTCGCTTGGTTTCACCAAGCCCGTTCCTTCTATTCTTACCATTGTGGCAATGATAGCCAGTTTTACGCTGCTGTCTATCGCCATGAAGAGTCTGCCTCTGGGAACTGCCTATACCATCTGGACAGGCATAGGCGCTGTGGGCGCATTTTTGCTGGGCATTCTTGTGCTGGGCGAACCCGCCAATGCCATGCGCATAGGCGCGGCAGCGCTTATTGTGACAGGGCTTGTAATGATGAAGTTTTCTTCGTGA
- a CDS encoding M23 family metallopeptidase: MLFGKYHIVIFKEGRSGSRNLRMRGWLGFFACVFVLALAVCNVWLLRAWLESRHLDDDLEGAQRVISEQRRQLVNLAERISQVSRDLQRVQSFDSKLRIMMNMEKDPADAGGGLDVVGDFSRTYLPLHRQELAARKMQDFLERLSESARLEEVRQQDLLLALRENRDALSSMPTIWPVVGFVSSSFGWRSSPFGGRGQFHKGLDITNRIGTPIVAPAQGLVTQSGPDGAYGQSIEINHGGGVITKYGHMQRCAVPVGVWVKRGQVIGNVGMSGRTTGPHLHYEVRLNGVPVNPMRYILD; this comes from the coding sequence ATGCTTTTTGGCAAATATCATATTGTCATATTCAAGGAAGGCCGCAGCGGCAGCCGCAACCTTCGGATGCGCGGCTGGCTCGGTTTTTTTGCCTGCGTTTTTGTGCTGGCGCTGGCGGTCTGCAATGTCTGGCTGCTACGAGCCTGGCTCGAGTCGCGCCATCTTGACGACGACCTTGAAGGCGCCCAGCGCGTCATCAGCGAACAGCGCCGTCAGCTTGTCAATCTGGCCGAACGTATTTCACAGGTGAGCCGCGATTTGCAGCGGGTTCAGAGCTTCGACTCCAAGCTGCGCATCATGATGAATATGGAAAAAGATCCTGCCGATGCTGGCGGCGGCCTTGATGTTGTGGGCGATTTTTCCCGCACCTATTTGCCCCTGCACCGGCAGGAACTTGCTGCCCGCAAAATGCAGGATTTTCTTGAACGGCTTTCGGAATCCGCCCGGCTTGAAGAAGTGCGCCAGCAGGATCTTTTGCTGGCCCTGCGTGAAAACCGCGATGCGCTCTCTTCCATGCCAACAATCTGGCCTGTGGTGGGCTTTGTCTCTTCCAGCTTTGGCTGGCGCTCGTCGCCTTTTGGCGGGCGGGGGCAGTTCCACAAGGGGCTGGATATCACCAACCGCATAGGCACGCCAATAGTTGCACCCGCGCAGGGGCTGGTTACACAGTCCGGGCCTGACGGCGCGTACGGCCAGAGCATTGAAATCAATCATGGCGGCGGGGTCATCACCAAGTATGGTCACATGCAGCGTTGCGCCGTGCCCGTCGGTGTGTGGGTCAAGCGCGGGCAGGTCATCGGCAATGTGGGCATGAGCGGAAGAACCACTGGCCCGCATTTGCATTACGAAGTGCGCCTGAACGGTGTTCCAGTGAACCCCATGCGCTACATTCTTGATTAG
- a CDS encoding tRNA lysidine(34) synthetase encodes MSREKRSFAQEVCVKSAGKAMQMTNMLWPGCRVGVAASGGVDSFVLLKTLKIRQGIVPFRFEMMALHLNPGFDDQSHAALLPWLAEHGIPAHVEVTTHGPDAHSEKNLRRSACFRCAWLRRKRLFELCAQYKLTHLALGHNAEDLVETFFMNLCRNGRVDGMSMNEPFFNGQLQLIRPLMLVEKKYIRQAARQWGLPVWANDCPSAGRTARSDMAQTLEHLYAVTKDGRRCVLNGLTRWQLEKSSSAARQDAPEDE; translated from the coding sequence ATGAGCAGAGAAAAAAGGTCTTTCGCGCAGGAAGTGTGCGTAAAAAGCGCAGGCAAGGCCATGCAGATGACAAATATGCTCTGGCCCGGCTGCAGGGTTGGTGTGGCGGCCTCTGGCGGCGTAGACAGCTTTGTTTTGCTGAAGACCCTTAAAATTCGCCAGGGAATCGTACCTTTTCGCTTTGAAATGATGGCCCTGCATCTCAACCCCGGTTTTGACGATCAAAGCCATGCGGCTCTTTTGCCCTGGCTGGCCGAGCATGGCATTCCTGCTCATGTTGAGGTCACGACGCACGGCCCTGATGCCCATTCAGAGAAAAACCTGCGCCGCTCGGCCTGTTTTCGTTGTGCATGGCTGCGCCGCAAAAGGCTCTTTGAGCTTTGCGCGCAGTACAAGCTCACCCATCTGGCTTTGGGGCACAACGCCGAAGATCTGGTAGAGACATTTTTTATGAACCTTTGCCGCAATGGCCGTGTGGACGGCATGAGCATGAACGAGCCGTTCTTTAACGGCCAGTTGCAGCTTATCCGCCCGCTCATGCTTGTGGAAAAAAAATATATCCGTCAGGCGGCGCGCCAGTGGGGGCTGCCCGTGTGGGCCAATGACTGCCCTTCGGCTGGCAGGACGGCCAGAAGCGACATGGCGCAGACTCTGGAACATCTTTATGCCGTCACCAAGGATGGCCGCCGTTGTGTTCTCAACGGTCTGACCCGCTGGCAGCTGGAGAAAAGCAGTAGCGCGGCCCGCCAGGACGCACCCGAAGATGAATAA
- the rpoZ gene encoding DNA-directed RNA polymerase subunit omega: MARITVEDCQERVDNRFLLVQMAIKRVHQYREGYEPLVESRNKEVVTALREIAAGKVLPDDDSLYVPIEGEQATTASGE; the protein is encoded by the coding sequence ATGGCCCGTATTACAGTTGAAGATTGCCAGGAACGCGTAGACAACCGCTTTCTGCTTGTGCAAATGGCCATCAAGCGTGTGCATCAGTACCGTGAAGGGTATGAGCCCCTTGTGGAATCGCGCAACAAGGAAGTAGTCACCGCCCTGCGCGAAATCGCGGCAGGCAAAGTGCTGCCCGACGACGACAGCCTTTACGTCCCCATTGAAGGGGAGCAGGCCACGACCGCCTCTGGAGAATAA
- the dnaJ gene encoding molecular chaperone DnaJ: protein MMELDYYEVLGVSRSAGEDEIKRAYRKLALKYHPDHNPDDPEAEQNFKQAAEAYDVLRDPDKRARYDRFGHAGVNGGGGFGSNEDIFAHFSDIFGDLFGFSSASRGPRPMAGSDLRYNLTISFSQAATGDEITLSLPKHVTCSDCKGSGAAPGSKVETCRQCNGSGQVRRSQGFFQIAMPCTACQGTGRVITKRCAKCKGEGIVTDTRELVVRVPAGVDTGTRLRVRGEGEPGVHGGPPGDLYVVLTVEQDKRWQRQGQDLVFTQEISFVQAALGHRVEIPGLDNPISLEIPKGVQSGAVLRVPGEGMPYPGRRQRGDMLVEVKVLTPTRLSERQEELLREFAAAGEQTPLQKVKKAAKKISKAMGLD, encoded by the coding sequence ATGATGGAGCTCGATTATTACGAAGTGCTGGGCGTCAGCCGCAGCGCTGGTGAAGATGAGATCAAACGGGCTTACCGCAAGCTCGCCCTCAAGTATCACCCAGACCACAACCCCGATGATCCCGAGGCCGAACAAAATTTCAAGCAGGCGGCGGAAGCTTATGATGTTCTGCGCGACCCCGACAAGCGCGCCCGCTATGACCGTTTCGGCCATGCTGGCGTAAACGGGGGCGGAGGCTTTGGCAGCAACGAAGATATTTTCGCCCATTTCAGCGATATCTTCGGCGACCTCTTCGGTTTTTCGTCTGCCAGCCGTGGTCCCCGCCCTATGGCCGGGTCTGACCTGCGCTACAATCTCACCATTTCTTTTTCGCAGGCAGCCACGGGTGATGAAATCACCCTCTCCCTGCCCAAGCACGTCACCTGCAGCGACTGCAAAGGCAGCGGCGCAGCCCCCGGCAGCAAGGTTGAAACCTGCCGCCAGTGCAATGGCTCTGGCCAGGTGCGCCGGTCTCAGGGCTTTTTTCAGATCGCCATGCCCTGTACAGCCTGTCAGGGTACAGGACGCGTCATTACCAAGCGCTGCGCCAAATGCAAGGGCGAAGGCATCGTAACCGATACCCGTGAACTGGTGGTGCGTGTGCCTGCCGGTGTGGATACGGGAACCCGCCTGCGCGTGCGCGGCGAGGGCGAACCCGGCGTGCACGGCGGCCCCCCCGGCGATCTTTACGTAGTCCTTACTGTGGAGCAGGACAAGCGCTGGCAGCGTCAGGGTCAGGATCTTGTCTTCACGCAGGAAATCAGCTTTGTTCAGGCGGCTCTCGGCCACAGGGTAGAAATACCCGGTCTGGACAATCCCATTTCGCTTGAAATTCCCAAGGGCGTGCAAAGCGGCGCTGTACTGCGCGTGCCCGGCGAAGGCATGCCCTACCCGGGGCGCAGGCAACGGGGCGACATGCTGGTGGAAGTAAAGGTTCTTACGCCCACGCGGCTTTCTGAACGTCAGGAAGAGCTGCTGCGTGAATTTGCAGCCGCCGGGGAACAGACCCCGCTGCAAAAGGTCAAAAAAGCTGCAAAGAAAATCAGCAAGGCTATGGGGCTGGACTAG
- a CDS encoding carbon starvation CstA family protein: MEALENINAITLVFAALCIFAISYRIYGIFLANKVLRLDGSRTPPSVRFADGHDYVKTNEYVLYGHHFAAIAAAGPLVGPVLAAQFGYLPGALWILIGCVLGGAVHDMVVLFASIRHKGQSLAAIATREIGPVTGTVAGIAILCILILTLAGLSLACISAMHNAPWSLFIVVITMPIAMIMGLIMRYKQNSVLLASLLGLVLLIVGILSGHDLMKQDVLGWAFDWDRNTVAIAIAVYGFFASVLPVWFLLVPRDYLSTYLKIGTILMLTVGIIFVQPTILMPTITPFINGGGPVIGGPVLPFIFITIACGAISGFHAIIGTGTTPKMLGNERDILFVGYGAMLTEGFVAMMALIAACTLMPGDYFAINATPAKYDALLAVHPNLHTVDLGFFEEKIGLNLHARPGGAVSLAVGMAHIFHKIPYMDHLMAYWYNFAVMFEAVFILTAIDSGTRVGRFFLQEMLGKVYAPFGDKNWTPGIVITSLVFTSMWGYLVYTGNISNIWPLFGMSNQLLAACALIVCTSMLLRMNRGKYCLVTAIPGVFMTVVTFWAGYLQLTTDYIPNGKYLLAALACLVMVLMVFVIVGTFRRWTELMGTKTLVTDSYGETVRELVEE, translated from the coding sequence ATGGAAGCTCTTGAAAACATTAATGCCATAACACTTGTGTTTGCGGCATTGTGTATTTTTGCCATTTCATACCGTATTTACGGTATTTTCTTAGCAAACAAGGTCTTGCGGCTCGATGGCAGCCGCACTCCGCCATCGGTTCGATTTGCCGATGGTCACGACTATGTGAAAACCAACGAATATGTCCTCTATGGCCATCATTTTGCGGCCATTGCCGCCGCTGGTCCTCTTGTGGGGCCTGTGCTGGCAGCTCAGTTCGGTTATTTGCCTGGAGCGCTGTGGATTCTTATTGGCTGCGTTCTTGGCGGCGCGGTGCACGACATGGTGGTTCTTTTCGCCTCTATACGCCACAAAGGCCAGAGCCTTGCCGCCATCGCCACTCGTGAAATTGGCCCCGTCACTGGTACAGTGGCCGGTATAGCCATTCTGTGTATTCTGATCCTGACCCTGGCCGGTCTTTCTCTGGCCTGCATCAGCGCCATGCATAACGCGCCCTGGTCGCTGTTTATCGTTGTCATCACCATGCCCATTGCAATGATTATGGGCCTCATCATGCGCTACAAGCAGAACAGCGTTTTGCTGGCCAGTCTTCTGGGTCTGGTGCTGCTGATTGTGGGCATTTTGAGCGGGCATGACCTTATGAAGCAGGATGTGCTCGGCTGGGCTTTTGACTGGGACAGAAATACCGTGGCCATTGCCATCGCCGTTTACGGCTTCTTTGCCTCGGTTCTGCCAGTGTGGTTCCTGCTGGTGCCGCGTGACTATCTTTCCACCTACTTGAAGATCGGCACCATTCTTATGCTGACTGTGGGCATCATCTTTGTGCAGCCCACCATTCTCATGCCCACCATCACGCCCTTCATCAACGGCGGCGGCCCCGTGATCGGCGGCCCCGTGCTGCCCTTCATCTTCATTACCATTGCTTGTGGCGCCATTTCCGGCTTCCATGCAATTATTGGTACGGGCACCACGCCCAAGATGCTCGGCAATGAGCGCGACATTCTTTTCGTGGGCTACGGCGCCATGCTGACTGAAGGCTTTGTGGCCATGATGGCTCTTATCGCCGCCTGCACGCTGATGCCCGGCGACTACTTTGCCATCAACGCTACTCCGGCCAAGTATGACGCCCTGCTGGCCGTGCACCCCAACCTGCACACCGTTGATCTTGGCTTCTTTGAAGAAAAGATCGGCCTCAACCTGCACGCCCGTCCCGGCGGCGCAGTGTCGCTGGCAGTGGGTATGGCGCACATCTTCCACAAGATCCCCTACATGGATCACCTGATGGCCTACTGGTACAACTTCGCCGTCATGTTTGAGGCGGTGTTCATTCTGACCGCCATCGACTCCGGCACACGCGTTGGCCGTTTCTTCCTTCAGGAAATGCTTGGTAAGGTGTACGCGCCCTTTGGCGACAAGAACTGGACACCGGGCATCGTCATCACCAGCCTTGTCTTCACATCCATGTGGGGCTACCTGGTTTACACCGGCAATATCAGCAACATCTGGCCGCTCTTTGGTATGAGCAACCAGCTGCTGGCCGCCTGCGCCCTTATCGTCTGCACCAGCATGCTGTTGCGCATGAACAGGGGCAAGTATTGCCTGGTAACAGCCATTCCCGGCGTGTTCATGACGGTGGTGACCTTCTGGGCTGGCTATTTGCAGCTGACGACCGACTATATCCCCAATGGCAAGTATCTGCTGGCCGCTCTGGCCTGCCTGGTCATGGTACTTATGGTCTTCGTTATCGTCGGCACGTTCCGCCGCTGGACTGAACTTATGGGAACCAAGACCCTGGTTACAGACTCCTACGGAGAAACCGTGCGCGAGCTTGTTGAAGAATAA
- the thiS gene encoding sulfur carrier protein ThiS: MNIVVNGQAETCTPGISISAFLAERGYEASAVVVERNGQILARDTFAQTSLQKDDCLEIVQFVGGG; this comes from the coding sequence ATGAACATCGTGGTTAATGGCCAGGCCGAAACCTGCACGCCCGGAATCAGCATCAGCGCTTTTCTGGCAGAACGAGGATATGAAGCCAGCGCCGTGGTGGTGGAGCGCAACGGACAAATCCTTGCCAGGGATACTTTTGCACAAACAAGCCTGCAAAAAGACGATTGCCTGGAAATCGTGCAGTTTGTGGGCGGCGGTTAA
- a CDS encoding thiazole synthase, with translation MNANDPFVLGGVSLTSRLFIGTGKYGADSLIPAVAEASGSQVITVAMRRVDKPAPQSGGSAPAQGSPGIMSHIPGHMRLLPNTSGARNAEEAVRLARLARAAGCGDWIKIEVISDTRHLLPDGYETAKATEILAKEGFTVLPYINADLYVARACAEAGAAAVMPLGAPIGTNRGLRTKEMIAILIEEMDLPVIVDAGIGRPSQACEAMEMGAAACLVNTAIASANDPVVMARAFGEAVQAGRNAWLAGAGFVRGMAGGAEASSPLTGFLR, from the coding sequence ATGAACGCTAATGATCCCTTTGTACTGGGCGGCGTCAGCCTTACCAGCCGTCTTTTTATCGGCACAGGCAAGTACGGAGCCGACAGCCTTATTCCTGCCGTGGCTGAAGCCAGCGGTTCGCAGGTTATCACTGTAGCCATGCGCCGGGTAGACAAGCCCGCCCCCCAATCTGGCGGATCTGCGCCAGCGCAAGGCTCACCGGGTATAATGTCGCACATTCCCGGCCATATGCGCCTTTTGCCCAACACCTCGGGCGCGCGCAACGCTGAAGAAGCCGTGCGTCTGGCCCGTCTGGCTCGTGCCGCTGGCTGCGGCGACTGGATCAAGATTGAAGTCATATCCGACACGCGCCATCTTTTGCCCGATGGCTACGAAACGGCCAAAGCCACTGAAATTCTCGCCAAGGAAGGCTTTACCGTATTGCCGTATATCAATGCCGATCTCTATGTGGCCCGCGCCTGCGCCGAGGCCGGAGCTGCCGCCGTCATGCCGCTGGGCGCGCCCATTGGCACCAACCGGGGGCTGCGCACCAAAGAAATGATCGCCATTCTGATTGAAGAAATGGACCTGCCAGTTATTGTGGACGCAGGTATTGGCCGCCCCTCGCAAGCCTGCGAAGCAATGGAAATGGGCGCAGCCGCATGCCTGGTCAATACGGCCATCGCCTCGGCCAACGATCCTGTGGTCATGGCCCGCGCCTTTGGTGAAGCTGTACAGGCCGGACGCAACGCGTGGCTTGCCGGAGCCGGATTTGTGCGCGGCATGGCAGGTGGAGCCGAAGCGTCTTCGCCTCTTACCGGCTTTCTGCGCTAG
- the thiH gene encoding 2-iminoacetate synthase ThiH, with translation MKTFQDFLQNWPAQRRAEAVEKATEEQVFSVLNKNNLQPEDFLTLLSPAASPHLERMARRAHELTLRFFGRAVHIFTPLYISDVCTNQCRYCGFNAKNKQPRHHLSVDEAAAEARAIADLGFQHILLLTGDARHLSSPQYIADVARRIKPLFASVGIEVYSLTTDEYALLVDAGVDSMTMFQETYNPELYAWLHPAGPKRDYAFRLNAPQRAAEAGMRSMGVGALLGLESFEQDAFATGLHGWWLQRNYPGMDVSVSIPRICPHEGSFDVPHALDDRHLVQYVTALRCFLPRAGITCSSRESAFMRDHLLPLGVTRVSAGVSTAVGGRVTEDAHNPGQFEITDGRSLDEMTAALRGMGYQPVLKDWENPASAC, from the coding sequence ATGAAAACATTTCAGGATTTCTTGCAGAACTGGCCTGCCCAAAGACGGGCTGAAGCCGTAGAAAAGGCCACGGAAGAACAGGTGTTTTCTGTTCTGAATAAAAACAACCTTCAGCCAGAAGATTTTCTCACCCTACTCTCACCCGCCGCCTCTCCGCACCTTGAGCGCATGGCACGCCGCGCCCATGAGCTTACCCTGCGTTTTTTTGGCCGGGCGGTGCATATCTTCACGCCGCTTTACATTTCTGACGTCTGCACAAATCAGTGTCGGTACTGCGGCTTTAACGCCAAAAACAAGCAGCCCCGCCACCACCTCAGTGTGGACGAGGCCGCCGCAGAAGCCAGAGCCATAGCTGATCTGGGTTTTCAGCATATTCTGCTGCTTACGGGGGATGCCCGCCACCTTTCCTCGCCCCAGTATATTGCTGACGTTGCCCGCCGCATAAAGCCCTTGTTCGCTTCTGTCGGCATTGAGGTCTATTCGCTCACAACTGATGAATATGCTCTGCTTGTGGACGCGGGTGTAGACAGCATGACTATGTTTCAGGAAACGTATAATCCTGAACTTTATGCATGGCTGCATCCCGCCGGGCCCAAGCGCGACTATGCCTTTCGCCTCAACGCGCCCCAGCGCGCCGCCGAGGCTGGCATGCGTTCAATGGGTGTTGGAGCGTTGCTTGGGCTGGAATCCTTTGAACAGGATGCCTTTGCCACGGGTCTTCACGGCTGGTGGCTCCAGCGCAACTATCCCGGCATGGACGTGAGCGTGTCCATACCGCGCATCTGCCCGCACGAAGGCAGTTTTGACGTTCCGCACGCGCTGGACGACCGTCATCTGGTACAGTATGTAACCGCCCTGCGCTGCTTTTTGCCGCGTGCTGGCATCACCTGCTCCAGCCGGGAAAGCGCCTTTATGCGCGACCACCTGCTGCCTCTCGGTGTCACGCGGGTATCTGCGGGCGTATCAACGGCTGTGGGGGGCCGCGTGACAGAAGATGCACACAACCCCGGCCAGTTTGAAATTACTGATGGCCGCAGCCTTGACGAAATGACCGCAGCCCTGCGGGGAATGGGCTATCAACCCGTGCTCAAGGATTGGGAAAACCCCGCATCGGCCTGTTAG